The proteins below are encoded in one region of Myxocyprinus asiaticus isolate MX2 ecotype Aquarium Trade chromosome 13, UBuf_Myxa_2, whole genome shotgun sequence:
- the LOC127450727 gene encoding interferon alpha-13-like, whose protein sequence is MALVHFMLLCSFLIYSQVCSMPTKCIIRWDLVESSHNLLENMGVLFPRECLEEKVEITFPKSALQSNGSNQKIAVYTIMEHIDSLFANETHPGSWVPEKVDIFRHKVYRLKEDNKCVLGKTHGPVDDFPAIDNALRNYFEELATLLRNKDYSFCAWEVVRKELLSVLNDILQLNSSK, encoded by the exons ATGGCACTTGTAcattttatgttgctgtgttcATTTCTTATATATTCGCAAGTTTGTTCAATGCCAACAAAGTGCATTATTCGGTGGGACCTTGTGGAGTCATCTCACAATCTACTTGAGAATATG GGAGTCCTTTTCCCTCGTGAATGCTTGGAAGAAAAAGTCGAGATAACGTTTCCTAAATCTGCTCTGCAATCAAACGGCTCAAATCAG AAAATCGCAGTGTATACAATCATGGAGCACATTGACTCTTTGTTTGCAAATGAGACCCATCCTGGATCCTGGGTCCCGGAGAAAGTGGATATTTTCCGGCACAAAGTTTATCGCTTAAAAGAAGATAACAAATGT GTTTTGGGGAAAACGCACGGACCCGTGGATGATTTTCCTGCAATAGACAATGCCCTGAGAAACTATTTCGAAGAATTGGCCACTCTTCTTAGAAACAAG GATTACAGTTTCTGCGCATGGGAGGTGGTTCGAAAAGAGCTCCTGAGTGTTCTTAATGACATCCTCCAGCTAAACTCATCCAAATAG
- the LOC127450711 gene encoding interferon kappa-like → MTTRISEVLFLLLPRLTGEFVFLSTVSSGVAMATGPTPNCRRQQLHLRVKVQQPHQIESITRKSMILSETINLLHSLGPKACRLEVENTNFDLFSSLPKMGQEIHPALKLSFKSTFELFKKNTIYSHWNPTELLHLRELLNGQTKSHENSMPMMSSELKPLVKNFRQLNHFLSQQNFNMCAWEVVRNEILGVMDHFYKITVYRKRHIK, encoded by the exons ATGACAACGCGTATTTCTGAGGTCCTTTTTTTACTTCTGCCTCGTCTGACAGGAGAGTTCGTTTTTCTGAG TACTGTTAGCAGTGGAGTTGCCATGGCAACCGGACCAACCCCAAACTGCAGAAGACAGCAGCTGCACCTCCGGGTCAAAGTTcaacaaccacatcagattg AGTCAATTACCAGGAAGAGCATGATTTTGTCAGAAACCATCAACCTTCTCCATTCACTG GGCCCAAAAGCATGTCGACTCGAAGTGGAAAATACAAATTTTGATCTATTCTCGAGCCTTCCCAAAATG GGACAGGAAATTCATCCAGCGCTGAAGCTCTCATTTAAATCTACCTTTGAGCTCTTCAAGAAGAACACAATCTACAGCCATTGGAATCCCACTGAGCTCTTGCATCTAAGGGAACTCCTCAATGGGCAAAcaaaatctcatgaaaattct ATGCCGATGATGAGTTCTGAACTTAAGCCGTTGGTCAAGAATTTCAGGCAGCTCAATCATTTTCTCTCACAGCAG AATTTCAACATGTGCGCTTGGGAGGTTGTGCGCAATGAGATTTTGGGCGTCATGGACCACTTTTACAAAATTACAGTTTATAGAAAGAGACATATTAAATAG